One Halolamina litorea genomic window carries:
- a CDS encoding DUF7533 family protein — protein sequence MRLGLLETVGMAASLVFAIPLGIYALERLLGGETLFGAAFLAVAVLMVLLPRYLTTPGDLPGKVVERAVGGVVAEPEEEEEE from the coding sequence ATGCGACTCGGTTTGCTGGAGACCGTCGGCATGGCGGCCAGCCTCGTGTTCGCGATTCCGTTGGGGATCTACGCCCTCGAGCGACTGCTCGGCGGCGAGACGCTGTTCGGTGCCGCCTTCCTCGCCGTCGCGGTGCTGATGGTGCTGCTCCCACGGTACCTGACGACCCCCGGCGACCTCCCCGGGAAGGTCGTCGAGCGCGCCGTCGGAGGCGTCGTCGCCGAGCCCGAGGAGGAAGAGGAGGAGTAG
- a CDS encoding M24 family metallopeptidase yields MSGLAPGAPEVAADHPEPPQTDLSPIADAVEDAGAAGFVAVGDRFADDVRYLSRFGGPDRDYAVVVTADRAALTAPGLFDEQAETEFVDAAPDDGVAREVRTEGQRGPAGRRAANVLDDLADADSDTVLTPADIPHDAALYLENAGYELSSTTAVDDARLTKTEAELACLSRVQAVTCRGMARAEAVLAAAEPDGDDLLFEGEPLTTEILRREVDAEMASHGIRSAGNTVIGSGSTAADLHYTGIDHIAPGETVLLDISPRGPHGYYGDLTRTFVVGSDGGWERRAFVAVEAAHEEALTNVEAGATAGTVHEEAAAELTAHGFRIDSSEVGFTHGVGHGVGVSLHEGPSLRADTPLQAGNVVTIEPGVYDPDIGGVRIEDLVAVTEDGYERLASYPVRFTPVNAE; encoded by the coding sequence ATGAGCGGGCTGGCGCCGGGCGCACCCGAGGTCGCCGCGGACCATCCGGAACCCCCACAGACTGACCTCTCGCCGATTGCCGACGCAGTCGAGGACGCCGGCGCCGCGGGGTTCGTCGCCGTCGGCGACCGCTTCGCCGACGACGTTCGGTACCTCTCGCGGTTCGGCGGGCCGGACCGTGACTACGCGGTCGTCGTGACCGCCGACCGTGCGGCCCTCACCGCGCCGGGGCTGTTCGACGAACAGGCCGAGACGGAGTTCGTCGACGCCGCGCCGGACGACGGCGTCGCCCGCGAGGTCCGGACGGAGGGCCAGCGCGGCCCCGCCGGCCGCCGCGCGGCGAACGTGCTCGACGACCTCGCCGACGCCGACTCGGACACCGTGCTCACACCCGCGGACATCCCCCACGACGCCGCGCTCTACCTCGAAAACGCCGGCTACGAACTCTCTTCGACGACGGCCGTCGACGACGCGCGCCTGACGAAAACCGAGGCCGAACTGGCCTGTCTCAGCCGCGTGCAGGCGGTCACCTGCCGCGGGATGGCCCGAGCCGAGGCCGTCCTCGCGGCCGCCGAACCTGACGGCGACGACCTGCTGTTCGAGGGCGAACCGCTCACCACCGAGATCCTCCGCCGCGAGGTCGACGCCGAGATGGCCAGCCACGGCATCCGGAGTGCCGGCAACACCGTCATCGGTTCCGGATCGACCGCGGCGGACCTCCACTACACCGGGATCGACCACATCGCGCCGGGCGAGACGGTCCTCCTCGACATCTCCCCCCGTGGGCCACACGGCTACTACGGCGACCTCACCAGAACGTTCGTCGTCGGCAGCGACGGCGGCTGGGAGCGTCGTGCGTTCGTCGCCGTCGAGGCCGCCCACGAGGAGGCGCTCACGAACGTCGAGGCGGGCGCCACGGCCGGGACGGTCCACGAGGAAGCGGCCGCCGAACTCACCGCTCACGGCTTCCGGATCGACTCCTCGGAGGTGGGTTTCACCCACGGCGTCGGCCACGGCGTCGGGGTGAGCCTCCACGAGGGGCCGTCGCTGCGTGCGGACACTCCGCTTCAGGCCGGCAACGTCGTCACGATCGAGCCGGGCGTCTACGACCCCGACATCGGCGGCGTTCGCATCGAGGACCTCGTCGCCGTCACCGAGGACGGGTACGAGCGACTGGCGAGCTATCCGGTCCGGTTCACGCCGGTCAACGCCGAGTAG
- a CDS encoding MaoC family dehydratase gives MAGRYYEEFEVGETIEHAKRRTVSEADNQSFCDMTMNQQPLHLDAEFAADTQFGGRLVNGLYTMSLAVGLSIPDTTDGTIVANLSYDNVEHPNPVYHGDTLYARSTVTDKRETSDGERGVVTMHVEAYKVSEDGDGPDGDTLVCEFDRTALSLKREHAE, from the coding sequence ATGGCCGGACGCTACTACGAGGAGTTCGAGGTCGGCGAGACCATCGAGCACGCGAAGCGCCGCACCGTCTCCGAAGCGGACAACCAGTCGTTCTGCGACATGACGATGAACCAGCAGCCCCTCCACCTCGACGCCGAGTTCGCCGCCGACACCCAGTTCGGCGGCCGGTTGGTCAACGGCCTCTACACGATGTCGCTGGCGGTCGGGCTCTCGATCCCCGACACCACCGACGGCACCATCGTCGCCAACCTCAGCTACGACAACGTCGAGCACCCCAACCCGGTCTACCACGGCGACACGCTCTACGCCCGGTCGACGGTCACCGACAAGCGCGAGACCAGCGACGGCGAGCGCGGCGTCGTCACCATGCACGTCGAGGCCTACAAGGTGAGTGAGGACGGCGACGGCCCGGACGGCGACACGCTCGTCTGTGAGTTCGACCGCACCGCGCTGAGCCTGAAACGCGAGCACGCCGAGTGA
- a CDS encoding PGF-CTERM sorting domain-containing protein, which yields MNTKLRTLALVAIVALGAVVGSVAAASNPSISASSAAPEETSTHTATLTVGNTSTGSLNGFTLDYSNAGMNVSNVGVEDVVAVGIDEGDDSSGAAIDQDVSDDMDSVQHSNNGGTLTLKFGGSYSLNTGDEVVVQIETVENPAAGDYQVNLDINPQSSGGDGDATLTIEESTSSSDETETATPTETMTEAPTDTATEEPMDDSTEEPTETASSDDGSNSMDETDAPDDSDSSDDSDSSDSSNSSDETETSGPGFGLALTVLALIGAAFVANRRGN from the coding sequence ATGAACACGAAACTCCGAACACTGGCGCTTGTCGCGATCGTCGCGCTCGGCGCCGTCGTCGGTTCCGTCGCCGCCGCATCGAACCCCTCGATCAGCGCGTCGTCCGCGGCGCCCGAGGAAACGTCGACTCACACCGCGACGCTGACGGTGGGTAACACCTCCACGGGCTCGCTCAACGGCTTCACGCTCGACTACTCCAACGCCGGGATGAACGTGAGCAACGTCGGCGTCGAGGACGTCGTCGCCGTCGGGATCGACGAGGGTGACGACAGCTCCGGCGCCGCCATCGACCAGGACGTGTCCGACGACATGGACTCCGTCCAGCACAGCAACAACGGCGGCACGCTGACGCTCAAGTTCGGCGGCTCCTACAGCCTCAACACTGGCGACGAGGTCGTCGTCCAGATCGAGACTGTCGAGAACCCCGCCGCGGGCGACTACCAGGTCAACCTCGACATCAACCCCCAGAGCAGCGGGGGCGACGGTGACGCGACCCTGACCATCGAGGAGAGCACGTCCTCGTCCGACGAGACCGAGACGGCGACGCCGACCGAGACGATGACCGAGGCGCCGACCGACACGGCCACCGAGGAGCCGATGGACGACTCCACCGAGGAGCCGACCGAGACCGCCTCCTCCGACGACGGCAGCAACTCGATGGACGAGACTGACGCGCCGGACGACAGCGACTCGTCCGACGACAGTGACTCCTCCGACAGCAGCAACTCCTCGGACGAGACCGAGACCAGCGGCCCCGGCTTCGGCCTCGCCCTGACGGTCCTCGCCCTGATCGGCGCGGCCTTCGTGGCGAACCGACGCGGGAACTAA
- a CDS encoding riboflavin synthase encodes MFTGIVERTGEITDVSETEDGRRLTVAASGLDDLHHGQSVSVSGVCLTVESFDIDEEWFEVFLAAETVEKTYLGELGVGDAVNVERALPADGRFDGHVVQGHVDTTATVEAIEQVGEDWRYTFSLPEAMSQYVVSKGSIAVDGISLTVAERGAESFEVAIIPATREITTLSEKTVGDPVHLEVDVMAKYVERMVEGY; translated from the coding sequence GTGTTCACCGGCATCGTCGAGCGGACGGGCGAGATCACGGACGTAAGCGAGACCGAGGACGGGCGACGGCTCACCGTCGCGGCGTCGGGGCTGGACGACCTCCACCACGGCCAGTCGGTCAGCGTCAGCGGCGTCTGTCTCACCGTCGAATCGTTCGATATCGACGAGGAGTGGTTCGAGGTGTTCCTCGCCGCCGAGACCGTCGAGAAGACCTACCTCGGCGAACTCGGCGTCGGCGACGCCGTCAACGTCGAGCGCGCGCTCCCCGCGGACGGCCGCTTCGACGGCCACGTCGTCCAGGGTCACGTCGACACGACTGCGACCGTCGAAGCCATCGAGCAGGTCGGGGAGGACTGGCGCTACACGTTCTCGCTGCCCGAGGCGATGAGTCAGTACGTCGTCTCGAAGGGGTCGATCGCGGTCGACGGGATCAGCCTCACCGTCGCCGAGCGCGGGGCGGAGAGCTTCGAGGTCGCCATCATCCCGGCGACGCGCGAGATCACGACGCTCTCGGAGAAAACCGTCGGCGATCCAGTCCACTTGGAAGTGGACGTGATGGCGAAGTACGTCGAACGGATGGTCGAGGGGTACTGA
- a CDS encoding UvrD-helicase domain-containing protein has product MTETDAHVTRLFGGPGSGKTTALLDRVEELLEEPDVTVRDVLVVSYTRAAAAEIRERLAERLDTTPRALQGNVATMHAKAYELLDLSRGDVVGESDKEEFCEDFGIEFEDEKSGAGRRTARSTTLGNKVIATSQWLQRTDRDVADWYDVPFKWDVEEVRLPPEIDPNAQEGNKYTPTWSSDDDRLDVPEAIRGWRNYKGEQGIIGFADMLERVAQRSLQPGVDYLIIDEFQDITTLQSRVYEEWKPHLKKSLIAGDDDQVVYAWQGADPDLLLDEDVDEDVVLPNSYRLPSRVLNVVNKEIRHIDKRQEKDLRPRKEGGAVEAAESPSMLELVRNVRHTIEQENAREDGDGSVMLLFRARYQMFDFVDEFIGEGMPFSSLTDQRLWTDRLTDYVRAIESVSQGERLTALQARRLADILQDSAFGSGERDDLYDLIDDLEEQAATDDLAEIPVAPDAVEDAVPFMPGPRSAADMARKITSFQRKSMKAYFEGDYRGMDPDRVRVGTIHSSKGREADHVFVATDLTEKVVEQMAAQADQQGLETPGDEEFTKNTDPVPILTDNERRVFYVGMSRARERLVLMENLVTGAPTLPISVLLFDELREDPPGELIAEVQEELDTPEPEP; this is encoded by the coding sequence ATGACCGAAACGGACGCCCACGTGACGCGCCTGTTCGGTGGGCCCGGGAGCGGGAAGACGACCGCGCTCCTCGACCGAGTCGAAGAACTGCTCGAGGAACCGGACGTGACCGTCCGCGACGTGCTCGTCGTCTCCTACACTCGCGCGGCCGCCGCGGAGATCCGCGAACGCCTCGCCGAGCGCCTCGACACGACCCCCCGAGCGCTGCAGGGCAACGTCGCGACGATGCACGCGAAGGCCTACGAACTGCTCGACCTCTCGCGGGGCGACGTCGTCGGCGAGAGCGACAAGGAGGAGTTCTGTGAGGACTTCGGCATCGAGTTCGAGGACGAGAAGTCCGGCGCCGGCCGGCGGACCGCCCGGTCGACGACGCTCGGGAACAAGGTGATCGCGACCTCCCAGTGGCTCCAGCGGACCGACCGCGACGTTGCCGACTGGTACGACGTCCCGTTCAAGTGGGACGTGGAGGAGGTGCGGCTCCCGCCGGAGATCGACCCCAACGCCCAGGAGGGGAACAAGTACACCCCGACGTGGTCCTCCGACGACGACCGCCTCGACGTGCCCGAGGCGATCCGTGGCTGGCGCAACTACAAGGGCGAACAGGGGATCATCGGCTTCGCGGACATGCTCGAACGGGTCGCCCAGCGCTCGCTCCAGCCCGGTGTCGACTACCTCATCATTGACGAGTTCCAGGACATCACGACGCTGCAGTCCCGGGTCTACGAGGAGTGGAAACCCCACCTGAAGAAGTCCCTCATCGCCGGCGACGACGACCAGGTCGTCTACGCGTGGCAGGGCGCCGACCCGGACCTGCTGCTCGACGAGGACGTCGACGAGGACGTGGTGCTGCCCAACTCCTACCGACTGCCCTCGCGCGTGCTCAACGTCGTCAACAAGGAGATCCGCCACATCGACAAGCGACAGGAGAAGGACCTCCGGCCCCGCAAGGAGGGCGGCGCCGTCGAGGCCGCCGAGTCGCCGTCGATGCTCGAACTGGTCCGGAACGTCCGTCACACGATCGAACAGGAGAACGCCCGCGAGGACGGCGACGGCAGCGTCATGCTGCTGTTCCGGGCGCGCTACCAGATGTTCGACTTCGTCGACGAGTTCATCGGCGAGGGGATGCCGTTCTCCTCACTCACCGACCAGCGGCTCTGGACCGACCGACTGACCGACTACGTCCGAGCGATCGAGTCCGTCTCCCAGGGCGAGCGCCTCACGGCGCTCCAGGCCCGACGGCTGGCGGACATCCTGCAGGACTCGGCGTTCGGTAGCGGCGAGCGCGACGACCTCTACGACCTGATCGACGATCTGGAGGAGCAGGCCGCGACCGACGACCTCGCGGAGATCCCGGTCGCCCCCGACGCCGTCGAGGACGCCGTGCCGTTCATGCCCGGCCCCCGCAGCGCCGCCGACATGGCCCGGAAGATCACCTCCTTCCAGCGCAAGTCGATGAAGGCGTACTTCGAGGGCGACTACCGCGGGATGGATCCCGACCGCGTCCGCGTCGGCACCATCCACTCCTCGAAGGGTCGTGAGGCCGACCACGTGTTCGTGGCGACCGACCTGACCGAGAAGGTCGTCGAGCAGATGGCCGCACAGGCCGACCAGCAGGGGCTGGAGACGCCGGGCGACGAGGAGTTCACCAAGAACACCGACCCCGTGCCGATCCTGACCGACAACGAGCGCCGTGTGTTCTACGTCGGGATGTCCCGTGCTCGCGAGCGCCTCGTCCTCATGGAGAACCTCGTCACGGGAGCGCCGACGCTGCCGATCAGCGTGCTCCTGTTCGACGAACTTCGCGAGGACCCGCCCGGGGAGCTGATCGCGGAGGTACAGGAGGAACTCGACACCCCCGAACCCGAGCCATGA
- a CDS encoding HVO_0416 family zinc finger protein: protein MATSEQHSADELFDEFLEDRGHETEAPGWEESYNKKQCPDCGGLHESAAMECSVCGWRP, encoded by the coding sequence ATGGCGACGTCAGAGCAGCACTCCGCCGACGAACTGTTCGACGAGTTCCTCGAAGACCGGGGCCACGAGACGGAGGCGCCGGGCTGGGAGGAGTCATATAACAAGAAACAGTGTCCGGACTGCGGCGGACTTCACGAGTCCGCCGCGATGGAGTGTTCGGTCTGCGGGTGGCGGCCGTAG
- a CDS encoding DoxX family membrane protein: protein MDPVTATLRRWLAPVVERTDTAAVARLGLGSMLVLAGVHKLLDPGAWALYVTDWLAPWLLVSPTTFMLLNGPPEVLVGVLLLVDRYVAPATAVAAVSLPATVAYLAVVAVIDGAFVDVLIRDVGLTALAWVVLLDTLAD from the coding sequence ATGGACCCGGTAACCGCGACGCTCCGGCGCTGGCTCGCGCCCGTCGTCGAGCGTACCGACACCGCGGCCGTCGCCCGCCTTGGCCTCGGGTCGATGCTCGTGCTCGCGGGGGTCCACAAGCTGCTCGACCCGGGCGCGTGGGCGCTCTACGTCACGGACTGGCTGGCGCCGTGGCTGCTCGTGAGCCCGACGACGTTCATGCTCCTGAACGGTCCGCCGGAGGTTCTGGTCGGCGTCCTCCTGCTGGTCGACCGCTACGTCGCGCCCGCGACGGCCGTCGCGGCCGTCTCGCTCCCGGCGACGGTGGCCTACCTCGCGGTCGTCGCCGTCATCGACGGCGCGTTCGTCGACGTGCTGATCCGGGACGTGGGGCTGACCGCGCTCGCGTGGGTCGTGTTGCTCGACACGCTGGCGGACTAG
- a CDS encoding ArsR family transcriptional regulator, whose amino-acid sequence MTDTDGEGLDDLPPSAKLVFKVLEYDGPLTQKGIVEESMLSARTVRYALERLEGIGVVDEDVYFADARQNLYQLNPPEPVQADGGAEACSGQAD is encoded by the coding sequence ATGACCGATACTGATGGGGAGGGGCTCGACGACCTCCCGCCAAGTGCCAAGCTCGTGTTCAAAGTACTCGAGTACGACGGCCCGCTGACCCAGAAGGGGATCGTCGAGGAGTCGATGCTCTCCGCGCGAACCGTCCGCTACGCGCTCGAACGGCTGGAAGGGATCGGGGTCGTCGACGAGGACGTCTACTTCGCCGACGCGCGCCAGAACCTCTACCAGCTGAACCCGCCCGAGCCAGTTCAGGCCGACGGCGGCGCCGAGGCCTGCTCCGGGCAGGCCGACTGA